The Deinococcus multiflagellatus region GACACCAGGATTGGGCGTCAAGCCCGCCCATCCAGAGGAGGGCTTTATGGAACCAGGAACTCAGGTTCGCGCCATAGAAATTCGCCTCGCCCAGCCGGCGCCCAGGATGCGCTATGAAAAGGGCAAACCGGTTAAGGAGCCGGCCCCCGACATGACCCGGGTGGTGCGCGCGCTTGAAGGCGAGGTCACGGCCGCGCTGCAAGAGCTCTATGGGACGCAGACGGGCGTGGTCCTGACGGTGGCCAAGGCCAACGACATTCGCCTGAGTGGCACCTTCAGCGAAAAGGCCGGGGTGATCCGCGAGCGGGTGGGCGAAGTGCTGGCCGGCGCCTTCGAGGGCCTGGATCTAGGCCCGGAGTAAGGGGCAGACCGGGCGGTCGTCGGGGCAGGGCGGGGTAAATTCCACGTCCAGTAGTATTCGGCGTTGGCGGTGTCCTTGCCCGCCCCGCACAACCCTGTTCATCGGACCCAGTCCAGGCGGACTCGTGGCGGCCCGGAGCATCCGCCAGGGCGGCGCATGGCCCGGCGCTGGCCGCCTGGATGGGTACTCCGCCCAGCGCGGTCGCCTAAACTGGGTCCATGCTTACAGTTCAGTGCCCGACGTCTTCTCTGAACGTGGATCCTCTGATGACCGTGCCAGACCTGGCCCCGCTGATGCCCGTGTCGTCCAACCTCTGGCGCGGCCACGCCTGATGGCGCTGCACCGTTGGCTGCTCACTGGCGCCGCCCTGCTGGGCTCCGCCCTGTCTGCCCCAGCCTTCCTCGGCCCGGCCCAGCAACTGCAGCGGCTCAAAGCCGATTACATCAATTACCCGGTCCTCAGCCCGGACGCCCACTGGATGGCCATGGCCTATGTCGGCCTGACGGACAAGGAGAAAAGCTCCTCGCATCTGGCCTTCCTGAATGTCCAGACGGGGCAGTTGAAGATCTTGCCCCTGGAGGCGCCGCTGAACTTCCGCTTTCTGCCTGACCGCCGCACGCTGGTCACGGGCTTCGGCTTCCGGACGGGGGTCAACTTCGTGGATGCGGCGACCGGCAAGGCGCGCGAGCCCTTTGAGCCCCTGCCCGACAGCCCGGAATACAGCCGGTTCGCGCCCTTTCCTGATGGGTCCTATGTCATGGCCGCCAACGGTGGCCACGACCCCACGGTGGCCCTCCGGGCCAAAGCGACGCGCCCGCTTGCCCTGCCCGCTCAAGCCGCGTTGCGCTTCCCGCTGGC contains the following coding sequences:
- a CDS encoding WD40 repeat domain-containing protein codes for the protein MALHRWLLTGAALLGSALSAPAFLGPAQQLQRLKADYINYPVLSPDAHWMAMAYVGLTDKEKSSSHLAFLNVQTGQLKILPLEAPLNFRFLPDRRTLVTGFGFRTGVNFVDAATGKAREPFEPLPDSPEYSRFAPFPDGSYVMAANGGHDPTVALRAKATRPLALPAQAALRFPLAFSPQGTVLVTKSAAGLSVVNPKTWQTVREIPSKVAVQVYDAVFSPNGRFIALGEQQLQVIDVTTGKVNFTLPTAAQVSALAFSPDGKKIVVGLARSQPKITDHASGQVLQVFDAATGKLLQTVTRAESRLDALAFTPDGRGLVAVLTDQYFDRSPSIYVATVLKFKVTP